A single genomic interval of Helianthus annuus cultivar XRQ/B chromosome 13, HanXRQr2.0-SUNRISE, whole genome shotgun sequence harbors:
- the LOC110898964 gene encoding syntaxin-52, with amino-acid sequence MASSADPWMREYNEASKLADDITGMISERTSFGTGPEAQRHSSAIRRKITILGTRLDSLQSLLTKLPAKQPLTEKEMNRRRDMLANLRTKVTQMASALNMSSFGNRDSLLGPDTKPADDMARISGLDNAGIVGLQRQVMREQDEGLEKLEQTVISTKHIALAVNEELDLHTRLIDDLDEHVEVTDSRLKRVQKNLAILNKRAKSGCTCMCLLLSVVGIVGLVVALWLIIKYL; translated from the exons ATGGCGTCTTCTGCGGATCCGTGGATGAGGGAGTATAATGAAGCGTCTAAACTTGCTGATGACATTACTGGTATGATATCAGAGAGGACTTCGTTTGGAACGGGGCCGGAAGCTCAGCGTCATTCGTCTGCGATTCGGAGGAAGATTACGATATTGGGAACTAGACTTGATAGTTTGCAGTCTCTTCTGACAAAGCTTCCTGCAAAACAGCCTCT aACGGAGAAAGAAATGAACAGACGCAGAGATATGCTTGCAAATTTGAGAACAAAAGTAACACAGATGGCGTCTGCGTTGAACATGTCAAGCTTTGGTAATAGGGACAGCTTGCTTGGGCCAGATACTAAACCAGCTGATGACATGGCCCGAATATCTGGTTTGGACAACGCCGGTATTGTTGGGCTTCAGAGACAAGTTATGAGAG AACAAGATGAGGGTCTAGAGAAACTGGAGCAAACAGTAATAAGTACCAAACATATTGCTTTGGCGGTCAATGAGGAACTTGATCTGCACACCAGGCTCATT GATGACCTCGATGAACATGTAGAAGTTACAGATTCTCGACTAAAG AGAGTGCAGAAGAATCTGGCCATTTTGAACAAGCGGGCCAAGAGTGGTTGCACGTGCATGTGCTTATTATTGTCGGTGGTTGGGATCGTTGGCTTAGTTGTCGCTCTTTGGTTGATCATAAAATACTTGTGA